DNA sequence from the Remersonia thermophila strain ATCC 22073 chromosome 2, whole genome shotgun sequence genome:
GGTGAGGAGgtaggcggcgatggcggtgaggcccgagaagcccggggcgaggaggacgcaGATGTTCCGGATATCGACGGGGATGgtgagggcgcggagggcgtgGTAGATGACGCCGCTCGTCACCATGAGGCCGGGGTAGAGGGTGCCTCCGGtgacgcggccgagcgggTGCCATGTCCGGTCGTCAAACCAGTCCCAGAAGTTGTAGAAGCCGTTGGCCACGAGGTACTTGGTCGCACGGAAGTTGAACCAAGGGTCGACTGGTCCATTGTCAGCTCCTAGGCCGAATTGAAGGCGGGGGgacggagagggagggaagtCGCACATTCATGGATGATGCTCTCGAAACCTGCAGCGTCAAAGACACAACCGTTAGCCACCGATCACTTGTTGAACAAAGAACCAAGTCGACGGGATTGAAGGTCCtaggaggggagggggaggggaggggtaGGTAGGGAGAGCCGTGGGAGCCGCGTGAGCTGCACCACCGTCCGGGCATGtccaacaaccccccccccccccccccaaaacgGGCCACGTACGGATTACTGAGAACAAGCGACTGGAGatggcagcgccggcgatgagggcgaggatgatgacgcGCAGCACGCTGCGAGTGCTCTCCCCCTTGCCGGCGCTGGCAAGAACCTGGAGGGGATCGGCGGCCGACATGGTGGCCTTGGAGGTGGGAAGTGTGGTGtttgcctctctctctctccgttGAAGGTTCGAGGCTTTCGAGACCTTGGGAGTGGGTGGGTGGGCTTGGACGAAGCAGTAGGTCCCGTCGAGAGGACAGCTTGGAGCTGCAGCATGATGCTCCAGGGGTCCGGTCTTGGCGTCTTGGCTCTTGGCGGAAGGAAGACGGGACCCACTCTGTCTGGAGGGCGTTTCAAGAGAGTTCACCGCCCGGCAGAATTTTTGCAGCCCATGGAAGAgtattactgtgtagacAGACAGGATCCTAACAGCCcgggcagagagagagaggaaacGACATCACAGCAGCCGTCTTTACGAGACTCGATATGATGGCCAGCCACGGCCGGGTATGTCTTGCGGCGGGCTTGTCGTCCCTCTCACAGGAACGGGAATGAACGGGAACCTCCCCCCTTGGGACTACATGTCATGCGATCCAttggcgacggcgaacgGCCAGAGACAAGCAAGGCAGAAAACGTGTCGTCCTCAAAGACAATTGTATCATTTCGCGGGTATCTGCCAGAGTCCCAGACGGACGGACTGGAAGCGGCGCCGTCCCTGAGGACGGCCGACTCTCCCTCGGGAGCCACGGCAACCCAACGCAAGCACGGCGTCCCAGcagtcatcatcatcgacgcgAATcgaccggctcggccgggtcgagcggGCGGGTGGGTTCAGCGCATCGCTTTCATTCGTCTGGACCGAGAAATCATTGACCTCGTGTAACACCCCAAACCCTTTGAAAGCAGAATCCCTGGGAGGATGCAATTGTGTTGTTGCATGCCAAATGTTTTAATACCGCGCCGGAAGAGCCCCCTAGATACAACCGTCCCATTACCCCGAAACGCCTTTATGCAGCCTGAAGAGACGCCCATGTCAGCATACGCCTTCAAACCTCGGACGAGCACGGCGCGGCACGGCGGAACGGCGTCTCGCCgtcccttcctccctccctctgtCTCTCCGTCATCCGGTCCCTCATACCTTAACGGCAAACTTCCGCTGGGGGAAGTGCGTTTGGCGCTTCTTGGTCTTCTCCAGAACCCTCGAGGCGTCCTCCTTGgacaggcggcggcggatggcgcgGGTCTGCTTGACGCGGAGGTCGAGAGGCAGGTActtcttgttcttgtagAACAGGCGGAGAGCGGCCCTTTGCTTGGCGTTGATGACGGTGAGGACCCGGGCGATCGACTTGCGGATATCGTGGCTGTTcgcaaaacaaaaaaacacCCCATGTCAGCCATACGTtggttctctctctctctctctctcttccatCTCCCTTTCCCTCAgcttccccccccaaacACCTCGGTCGTCTCGTGGTGGGTAGGACCGCCGGCCCATCGCTCCGGGTTCGAATCGACGTACATCTTGTTGAGCTTGGTGCCCGAAGAGACGATCTTCTGGATGCGAAGCTGGCTCAGCTCcgtcttgagctcggcgagctgcttggcgagctcgtccttgTTCTTAGACCATAATTGGCCCGCCTTGACCTTTCCGGAAGACTTTGGACATGACGGTTAGCACACGAGTTCTCTCCTGGGGCGATTTCGAGATTTCGAGCCGAGCCGTGCTCGGTGGGCTGGGACCGTCGAGACACACGGGGCTCGGGAACCAAGAACAGGACGGGGTCGGGAGGGCGTGGCTTGTTCATGACGAAATGCCATGCAGAAATCCATGACGGCCCAAGGGCCGCCAAACGCACCACCGGGGGGACTCACCATTGTGACGGTGTCGGTGTCGAGTCAAATGGGGGCGATGGGCGACGATTCTGGTCCTCTTGACAGCGACGGGTCTTCGGTCGTTGGAAGGTGACAGCCTCTCCCTTTGGCTCGCGTCTCTAACAAAATCTGGGAGTGGTGTGGATGCGCAAAATGCCCCAGGGCGGAAAACCCTACCGCGGAAAGTGGCCCGTGCACGAACGGCTGCCGCAGgccggcagcgcggcggctgccccACAATGCCCAAACGGGTTTAGCTTGGGGTTTCCATCTTTTCGGCGTTGCGCACAACCAAGGCGGGCTCACTCCATTTCAAAATCTCGTAGAGCAGCATCAAGGCGTTGTCGACCGACCAACCGACATTTCTACTAACCCACCCCCAACAGCCAAAGCGCTCAAGATGTCGGCCGCTCCTACGACCAAGACCTTTGGCAAGTCGACCCGGACGGTCCCTCACCCGTCCGAGAAGGCTCAGAAATGGTACCCTGCTGAGGACGAGGCCCAGCCGCGCAAGGTACGTGCATGCCTCCATTCCCAGGGCTACATCTCGGTGTTGGCAgagtcgacgaggcggcaaTTGCACGAGCAATTCGACGGTCAGCCGATACGGGTCGGAATGGGGCGGCGGAGCACGCCCCAGAAGATGCGACATGAGAGCCGGGCAAGAAAGAGGAGGGATGCGGAACAAcgggcggggagaggggttgggagagagaaagagagagagagagagagacagagaaggatgatctcgacggcgagatgggaggggggtggggagggggggaggtcaTGGGAAGAAGCGGCACGAtccgggaggagggcgacatGGAGTTGCTGCCGAGTCGTTATCGAGCCACCaccgagccgcccgccgccgtgcagaGCAACCGTTTTCTAACATGATGCCATGTGAACAGGTCCGCAAGGCGATCCGCCCCTGGGCTCCTCGCAGCTCCCTCCAGCCCGGCACCGTCCTcatcctgctcgccggccggtTCCGCGGCAAGCGCGTCATTCTCCTCAAGACCCTCGACCAGGGCGTCCTGCTCGTTACCGGCCCCTTCAAGATCAACGGcgtccctctccgccgcgtcAACGCCCGCTACGTCATCGCCACTTCGCTCAAGGTCGACCTGACGGGCGTCGACCAGGCCAAGATTGAGGAGGTGTCCCAGCCCAAGTACTTCACCGCagagaaggccaaggagaaggccagcGAGGAGGCTTTCTTCAAGCAGGGAGAGAAGCCCCAGGTACGaagcctcccccccccccccccccaacccacCGTCTCGTTCCGAAGGGAGCGAGATGGGGCGCGGAAGACATCAAAGGAGGAGCAAGCCAGCTGACCATGTGCACAGAAGAAGGAGGTCTCGAGCACCCGGGCGGCTGACCAGAAGGCCATCGACAAGGCGCTCATTGCGAACATCAAGAAGGTCGACCTGCTTGCCAGCTACCTCGCCACCTCTTTCAGCCTCCGCAAGGGCGACAAGCCGCACCTGATGAAGTGGTagaggaagggggcggggagcgCAGGAAAAGGCAAATGGGCGTGATGGGTTGGCGAGGGGGGTTTACGGTTACGGCTTGGCCAATTGCATTTGGACGTTTGACGGTTCTCGGTCCATTACGGCGTCTGTAATGAGGGTTTACAGTCATCAAGATCCCCCAACATGGTCGGGCTTCACAAAGGATCGGAGCCACGGAACCAACAATCATCAGGCTTTCCGTGGGCGACTGGTGATTGCGTCCCTGGGCAACGGTTCCATGAAATGCCCCCGGCTGGGACACGGGATAGAGGGCCGAGGCACGACCATGCCAGCCTGGTTCCGGTGGCAAAGCGAACCATCGGTGATAACGGGCAAACAAACATGAAGCAGGCATCAACATCGTGACCGTTTTTTCTTCCCTTCTCCCCTTGGACCTTGGCAGAGCAGGAGCGATGCGAAAGGTGATGGCGTACAAGATGGAAAACCGCCACCAGGCTCTCAGGCCCGAAGTGTACTGTCTGAAGTcgtgtgtacgcagtactagTACACACAAGAAATGGTTGCCAGTGTGACAATGAGTAAGAAGAGAATGGTGGCCGTACCGGAATGCCGAACTGCTGTGTCTTTCCGGCTGACAACCCCTAACCCTGAcctctgtgtgtgtgtgcgtgtgtgtgtgtgtgtgtgtgtatattCAGCACACCGTACTAACTACGTACtcagtacacagtatgtgaCGTTGCTTGTTTCAAAGAGGGTCCCGGCCTGGAACGGCACAGCCTGGTGGGGCCGCAACACCTCTCAGGTCAGGTCTCTTGGGGACGGGCCTAACCCCAGAACGGCCGTCTCCTACGTAAGTAAACGTAACCCCAGATcacgcagcagcagagctCGCCCACTCTCCCGATCGGATGCTGCCATCTTCAGATCCGTTTCTTCGCCGCTCGTTATCACAGAAAACATGGCGACAACGCCGAGTCAGGGCTGGGCCCAGCTGAGACAGCAAGCTCGGTCGTTGGAATCCCAGGTGAGAAGGAATCCCACGGGGAACCAAGAAGCTTCGTCCCtcgaagagagagagagagagagagaccgaAACAAAAGTTGCTGACACCAAACGCCAATCCCATGCGACGATACACAGACCGAGACATCGCTCCAGACATACTCGCAGTTCGCGACGCAGaccgccatcccgccgaagccgacggaAGATGAGAAGAAGGCGGAAGCCAGAGtccaggagctgctcgacaagGCAAGCtagcccctccccctcccctcccccttttcccaCACCCGCTCTCCCTTGACAGGCCCGCTCGCGACGGGGACAAAGAGAGCATGATGAGCTAACCCGCGGcgcgctccccccccccaacagcGCGAAACCGTcatcgcccagctcggccgcctcctcgactcGGAGGCGACGCTcacgtcgtcggcgctcAAGCAAAACAAcctggccctgctccgcGATAAGCTCGCCGACCACCGGCGCGACCTGGCCCGGCTGCGCGCCAAcctccgcgaggcccgcgaccgcgccaACCTCCTCGGCAGCGTGCGCGACGACATCTCGGCGTACCACCGCGCCAACAGCGGCAGcccccagggcggcggcctcgcgggcgacgcggccgaggcggactACATGCtcggggagcgggcgcggctgGACCGCAGCCACGACGTGGCCGACAGCGTGCTGAGCCAGGCGTACGCGGTGCAGGACAGCTTCGCGAGgcagcgcgaggcgctcgcgAGCATCAACCGGCGCAtcacgagggcggcgggccaggtGCCGGGCATCAACGCCCTGATCGGCAGGATCTCGTccaagaagaggagggacggCGTCATCATGGGCGGCTTCATTGCGTTTTGCTTTTTGATGTTTTGGTTCTTCATGTGAGAGAGCCGACCCGGCGAGCCCAAGGGGTATTCCTAAGGGGGCGGGGCAAAGAGGAGGCGGTGATTCGCACAACAGGAGGTCGAGACGCAAGCGTGtgccttttctctctctctctctctctctctctctctatctgGTTTGTATTGGGACTTGTATTTGTTTGTTCTAGCACAGCATGGCTTGGGCGAGCGGCGTTagggcgtcgaggggatttgttttctttttttttttcttttctgccaagggaagggggggattAGAAACCGCCAGGCAGGAGTCGAACCCGATCCTTTGTCTACACGTTCCCCGTCCCGTGCCTATCGTTACAACGCTTTGTTCTGCAAAAAGGGGGGTATCACAGTCGTCTAGAGAATCCCACACCTGCCgtccctttctctctctctctcttactCACTCACTCAGTCACTCCTTGGCGTCCTTTTTCTTGGCCATCAGCAACGTCTTGCGCGTGTAGTGCTCTCCGACCCCCTCCGCGTCCATCTCGCTCAGGATCCTCTGCAGGCCCTTGACCAggccctctctctccccgggatcggccggcccgctcccCGCCCACCGGATCCGGCACTCGTGGTCCACCAGGTACGTGTACCCCACCTTGCGGTTCAGCACGCCGATCGACTCGCGTATCTCCTCGGTGATGCCCTTCCTCACGAGGAAGTAGCGGTGCCAGTTCTCCTGGCCGacccgccggcgcagcgaCCCGGAAAACAGCCGCACCAGCCACGCCTTGAGcatgtcctcctcgacgttCACCTTGACGAGCTGGGCCCGGCCCTGGTTTGCTTGCAGGATCTCGTGCAGCGCGGGGTTCTGCTCCGGGGAGGTGAAGGTGTTGGCCTGGTTCTCGGCCCAGAGGCCGCTGAAGATGGACACCACCGAGGCGCGGCCTTGGAGGAGCGGGGTcgtgtcggcggccttgccggcgctgccgcgcaCGAGCGTCCGCCCGTGCAGGTTGGGGAAGAAGAGCGAGACGTCGGCGCGGaacgggcgcggcggggcgaggaaggTCTTGCCTTCGTGGAACTGAAGGTTGGCCCAGTCGCGGAAGTAGGGGCGGGAGATTTGGGATTTCCTGTGGAAGAGGGAACGTTCCGGTTAGctgcgggagggggggggggatgggttGCCAAGGGATGGCGCATGGGGAGGTGAAGGTAGCTCGCGAGGGTGGcaagaggggggaggaggctcTGCTTACAGGTATTGCCGCCTCTGGAGGTGCTTCTCGTAGTTGGTAAAGTCggcgtggcgctggcggagggAACGCTGGTCGATGCCCGTGttctcgccggcgttggGCGGGAAGTTCATGCCAATGGGCCGGGCCAGAGGGGTCGGCGTGAACTCGGTCAGCTTCTTGCCGTAGCCGCGcggggcgtgggcgaggggCCCATCTTCGGGGTCGGTGCCGAGCCCGGGGACGGCCGAGGGAGTCGCGGGCTTTTCCTTGTCGGGGCTCGGGCTTGatgccggaggaggaggaggaggaggaggagtctTGCTGTtgtcggccaggcggcggtaCGATGTGCTAAAGGACCGCCATTGGCACAAGAGACAAGCGGCGGTCCGGGTGCCCGTCCCGAGGCCCCGTTGAGCGAGCATGGTGGGTGAATTGGGTGGGGGAGCGTGGTTCAAGACGCGTCTCTTTCTCTTGTCTCGAACACACTCGCGCAACTCTCTATGATGGTGTCGCCGTACCCAATGGACGGGGCCGGTCCGAGAAATTTCCTGCTTGGCGTGCGTGGTCGGCGTTGGAGGTGCTGGAGGTGCCCCACCTTCCCGTCAATGGGTCCCGTCCATCCGTTGCGGCGGGCGtttactgcgtactgcgtagtgtacacagtacttcctcctcctcctccaaccccaacccgggccccaacccccaacccccccaccTAACTCAAAGCTCAGGTACCCCACTGCCCTGCCCCACCATCCGAGTCCcgagtactgcgtacacctACCTTGGTCCGTACTGTATAAAGTAGGTAACTAGTAGtatacatacgcagtagtacacagtaggcgTTAGCAGCCGGAGCCCCGGGGCGCacgcttggggggggggggggtttgggggggtTCCCCACTGGGGTGTTTCGCCCAACCACCCAGGGAACTAAGGTACCTTAGTTACCTATGGACCTACCACCGACCGACCGGCTGGTCACGGGAcagccgcctcccccccggtCGGGACGACCTGAGAGGCCTATCGCTGGGCTCGGCTATCCACGGTGTTGGTCCCGTGCCTTGACCTTTCGGCTTCCAACGTCATGGTGCATTGCCGTAAGCCGCAACAAGCCATCGAGTTAAGCCATTGTTGGCGCTGGATCGCCTCGTCTCGGTCTTGTTTGCCTTTCTTCTTGCTGCCCCTGCCCGCGCGGGGATCGATTGAAGGCTGCCATGTGTCTTTTCTTTGCTGCTCCTCTTTGCTGTCGGTAGTCTTCGCCGTTGCATCTTGATCCTTTCAGCCTCTATCGTCTTGTTTTTTTGCACACATGTTTTGGAGCCACGGTTCCCGCGCGGTGCGCCAGCAATGGCGGGTTTGCAAGACCCTGACCcggcgcgtcgccggcgcctccctcgaccccctctcccccctctcgCCGTCCATGGCTCGGGCATTCCATGCGGCGAGACCGTTATTGGCGGTGaagccggtgctgctggctgACATTGGCGAGGGTACGTACGTGTGCCGTGTCCGCCTGGCGGATGGGTTTACCAAGAACAAGAGAGACaagctggctggctggctggctgatGCTGACCCTTTCTGCCAGGTATCGTCGAGTGCGAGATCATCCAATGGTTCGTCGAGCCCGGGGCGCGCGTCGAGGAGTTCTCCCCGCTGTGCGAGGTCCAGAGCGACAAGGCCTCGGTCGAAATTACCAGCCGtttcgccggcgtcgtcaagaAGCTGTACTACGAAGCCGGGGAATTGGCCAAGGTCGGCAAGCCGTTTGTCGACATTGACATTGAGGGTGACGCCAATCAGCAAgacacaacaacaacagcagcagcagcacctcctcctAATCCGCCGCCGGTAGTGGCGGCCAGCCCCTCGGCTGAGGGCAccgccccgacgccgacggcttCCCTGACAgagagcgaggcggcggcagcggcggcggcacaGAGCGAACCCGCGGGCCGGCCCAAGGGCAAGCATGCGACGctcgcgacgccggcggtgcggcATCTCTGCAAGACGCTGAACGTGGACATTTCCGAGGTGGAAGGCACAGGCAAGGACGGACGCGTCCTCAAGGAGGACATTCAACGATTCGTCGCCCAGAGAGACGCCCGGGCAGagcccgccgcgcagcccgaggcgcctacgccgcggcccgcggcAGGCGGGTTCGGCTCCCCCGAATCCGCTCTcgcctccgggccgccgcAGGAAACGCGGGTCCCGCTCACGCGCACCCAAGAAATGATGTTCAAGACCATGACGCGGTCTCTCGCCATCCCTCACTTCCTctacgccgacgaggtcgacttCACCTCCCTCGTCCAGCTGCGCTCCCGCCTCAACAaggtcctggccgcctccggcgcgggcagcgccgaggcttcggccgccgaggtcgccaaGCTCTCGTACCTCCCCTTCATCATCAAGGCCGTCTCCATGGCCCTGTACAAGTACCCGATCCTCAACGCCCGCGTCGATgtcgacggcagcggcagcggcagcggcagcggcagcggcaagcCCTCCCTCATCTACCGCAGCCACCACAACAtcggcgtggccgtcgacacGCCGCAGGGCCTGCTCGTGCCCGTCATCAAGAACGTCGGGGCGCGCAACATcctctccatcgccgccgagcttgccCGGCTGCAgtccctcgcccgcgccggccggctgacGCCCGACGACATGTCCGGGGGCACCATCACGGTCAGCAACATCGGCAGCATCGGCGGCACGTACCTGTCGCCCGTCGTGGTCGAGCGCGAGGTGGCCATCCTCGGGGTGGGGCGCATGCGCGACGTGCCCGCCTTCTCGGACGtgcccggcgaggaggacaaggtgGTCCGGAAGCAGGTGTGCAACTTTAGCTGGAGCGCCGATCACAGGGTCGTGGACGGGGCGACGctcgcgagggcggcgcaggtGGTGAGGACCATCGTGGAGGAGCCCGACGTCATGGTGATGCATCTGCGGTAAACAAGGGGGAGGGCCAGGCAGGACGCGGTTGGGttgtgggggaggggggagcggTTGGACCGGTTGGGATGATGGTGGGAGAACGTGTTGGGGTGAAGGTGGGGGTTGCACGGCTTGTTTTGCTTTTatagaggggggggggtgggaggggtgggaGCATGtagaggaggaagggtgTATGCATGCATGTGCTCTGTCAAGAaggcgggaggggaaagCATCTGGTTCGCAGGACCGGGAGTTGGGCTAGGCAAGGCGAGAGACGGCGTGAGCAATATCCACCCCCAGGCGGGCCGGGAGGCTCTGCCGCTGGCCCGACCTACGTACGCAGTTCTGTCGAAAGCATGGAGCATCTGGCGCCTTGGGTTGCAACCGGGAGTTGGAGGAGGGAAATGCCACAAGCATGCGGTGGCCGTCAGCATACATAGCATGGCTTCTGTTGGGTTACTCGTCTGGGCAAAGCTAAATACATAACATTGTCACACCTGGATCGTTGCCTAACTAGGGAGCCCGAagttcccccctcccccctcccctttccttCGGCCGACAGCGACGTTGCGGTGGTGATGCGGTGCCAGATGGTGTGGGTCGGTCCGAGTAGGGTTCAATCAGCGACGTCCGTGTCAGACGGAGCAGGATGGTTCTGGTCGGTCGGGTCGGTCGGGTCGGTCGGATCAGTGGCTTGAGGCTCATTGAATGGATGTCACATGCCACCCAGCACACATTCCAGGAGACACGTAGACGCAACAGAGCAGGGAACGCTGTTGGTACCAAGCTGCCCTACTGATTGTAGTCTTGGACTTGGACTTCTTCTCGGGCTGGACTTTGGTGTCGAGGAATCTGAGCGGCCGGCCGACCTGGGTTCATCAtcttcaccccccccccccccccttacccTCATCTCCCTCTTGCTCCCTCAAGATGTGTATTATATGTGCGTAAGGCATGTCCACCGCTTTGATGCTACGCTTTCTGTGGCCAACCTCAGGTACCATTGGCTTTGCACTACCTAACTATGTAGTAGGGTATGGATGGGGTTGGGCTGTCTTCCTAGTACAAGTGATGGTGGCACAGCTTCTCACGTGGTACTTGTCGTCAGCATCCTTGTCTGGGGAAACATGCCCAGAGCTGCTCCTCAGGCTTCCATTGCGCTTGTCAGGCCCGTGGGTCATTTGCCAGCAACCTAGGTAGATACCCCCGACCTACCGTTACTACCTACAAGTACAATGCCTATTACATGTCCCACCCCTGCTCTCCACCTCTTTGCCGTAGGTCTTTTTGTGCGCtgtggggagggagggagggggggggcgcgggagCACGGGTTGAATGGTCTACCTCCATACGTACCTTATGGAGACACCATTTGCAACTCTGAACGACGGGACCTAAGGTAGAGTAGCATCTATCTCGGTCAGGCAGCGTCAACAAGCGGAGACCCGAGACACACAagacctacctaggtacctatgtagATGCCTAGGCAGGTACCTACCCACCCTACCCACCCTACCCACCTGCCCACCTACCCACCGCGCGCCTCTATttccgctcccccccccccatgcCGAGCCGAGCAGTCATAGGTAATTAATTAACGGCGCAAAACCGGGCGTGAACATGACAAACTCCCATCTGCTGCCGTGCTGTGCAAACGCAAAAAGGCTCGTCGGCCGGTAAGGAGTCCACGAGCATGGAGGTAATATACGAGCCGCGTCTCGACCTCTCACCGCCAACACGAGCTCTTGAGTGGCAAAACCGCGCGGGCATagtttgtttttttttatttttttttattttttcATCCTTGTGTTGTctttattttctttttttgtttcaaGTGCATAGTTCCCTTGCTCCGAGCGTCACATTGACGGAAACCCAAGCGGCTAACCAGCCGGGGCGTGCCTAAGCTATGTTCTACCAGAAGGCTGGTGGCCGGGCGGGTGAGCAGGTGGGTGACGGGGTTATGTCCAGTGCATGCTGCATGGCCATGGCACGCAGAGGGATGGCACGCAGAGGGGGGCAAAACGGGAGTGAGCGTTGGGCAGGAAGATGCACCGCGCAAAGGTGGGAAGCATGCCCAATGAAGATGGGCCGTGGGAGCTGAAGCATCATGGCTATGGGCACAATGGAGTGTGCGCTGCGTACCTTGGGTAGGAGCGTGCCCCGGAGTCTGTAACACGACGacccgcgccccccccccccccccgcggcccTCATTTTTTTTATTTCTTCCCCCCGCTCACATAATTTGATTTTCCTCTGAAGGAGGCATTGGTGGATCGGCGAGCCTGCAGAGCGTATGGAGTCCTGGCCTCCTGGAGGAGAATCATGGAAGAAAGGAGAAATCCGCGCGGCAGGCTAAATACGGAATCCCCTGGCGACGGGTGGAGGGCGACGGGGTGGACGGACAAAGGACGGGCGGGCAGGATGGGGTCTTCGGATGCCGGCCAAGGGGGTGAAATGTTTGGTGTGTCGGatcgcgggggaggggctgaagggggggggggggggctgccgATATGCAAACCGACGGATGGAGCAtctaggtaggtagccaTGTAACTATGTACGTACCTATGGTGTATGCGACTAGGTTCTGCGCATGTAGTGGGTGTCGGTGGACTCGGCAGTCCGTGTGTCTTGGGGTCTCGCTCTCGgctcatcctcctccgcatTCTCGCTTGCGCGAAAGATGCCGATCGAAGCGCCCCAGTCGGTTGGAAGGTTTTAACGCTCCATGGGCCCGGGGGGTTGTGTtctctccatccatcctccatccGGTGGCAAGCCATGTTCAACGTACTATTACGTTTGTTTGctcggtcgccggccgcatctCGTGAACTCTGGCctgtgatgatgatgatgatgatgatgtgcCTCGCCCACGACGGCTCGTCCCGCTCCCAGAACCCTGGTTTGCTACGGTGATTGTACCAAGGTCGACCGACGTAAGGATTGCGACTTATGTGCGTCTTGCCGCCGGGAAGAGTGCCGAAGAGATCCAAAAAGCCCCTGATTGTATTTGACCAGCCTCGCTCGCCTGGGTCACGTAGCCGCCGACGGAGCAATTTATGATAATATCATGGTGCAAGCGAGCGAGTGACGGACTCGGACGGACAAGGTGTCACATTGAATGAGCTCTCTTGTGTTTTATTTTTTTCTGTGTTCACTTGTGcgcaccccctcccccccgaaAAAAAACCTCCTGTTCTTCGCCTATCCATTTCCCGAAACCCGAAACTCAACGACCTAGCTATTGTGTGTATCGTATGTGTCCAGTGATCATTAGATCCCCCCTTCCGTGTTAACGCCTGTAGCCAAATCCACGTAGCTCTCCAACCCATTCCAGTGATGCAATTCCAACGAAgcccctcgcggcggcgtgttTGGTCGTCAAAACCCCCggcaagaaaagaaaagaaaaaacaaaacacacAAGGCTATTGTAGCCGAAACCCAAGGCGAAAAAGCCCTCGCTCAACTCCGGTGTGATCCCCATGCAACAGCAACGAAAAAAAGAACATCATGACAACGCCATATTACCCAACACCCGTCGCTTCCCACAACGTCAACCCTCTCTCAAACAACCCCAACAACCCTCATCAACAacccaccccacccccttGCGTTGCCGCCTGCCATCATGGCTGCGGCGAGTCctcgcggtcctcgtcggcgccgatggtCCTGAGGACCTGAGACAGGGCATCGCGCTTGACCTCTTCCACCGACCTCGTCACgtcgatggtgatg
Encoded proteins:
- a CDS encoding 60S ribosomal protein uL29, whose amino-acid sequence is MSSGKVKAGQLWSKNKDELAKQLAELKTELSQLRIQKIVSSGTKLNKIHDIRKSIARVLTVINAKQRAALRLFYKNKKYLPLDLRVKQTRAIRRRLSKEDASRVLEKTKKRQTHFPQRKFAVKAA
- a CDS encoding 60S ribosomal protein eL6 is translated as MSAAPTTKTFGKSTRTVPHPSEKAQKWYPAEDEAQPRKVRKAIRPWAPRSSLQPGTVLILLAGRFRGKRVILLKTLDQGVLLVTGPFKINGVPLRRVNARYVIATSLKVDLTGVDQAKIEEVSQPKYFTAEKAKEKASEEAFFKQGEKPQKKEVSSTRAADQKAIDKALIANIKKVDLLASYLATSFSLRKGDKPHLMKW